TGCTGAACCCATCTGCAGTACTATTATGGATAGCGGCTGTGGTTTCCTGGATATTGAAATCTGCGAGACTAACATCAAAACTGTCAGGAACCCTCTTCCTAGTACGAGCACGACGAGATGGCTTGGAGCTGTCCCCAGGAAATGCATCGCTACTCTTCCGCTTCTGCTTTGTGTCTAAAAATCCACAAGCAAAAGCTTCCAGTACCTTAGTGGTCAGTGGTCGATTTCTTGTGCTCTGTCTCCGGGAGTTAATTGTAGGCTGCTGTTCAGAAGTACCCCTACATTCGGAGGATTTCACTGAATGGGGTTCATCCAGTTCCTGACTTGTTTGATCATCTTGTCTTTCTATCATTGTGAAAGGTTCATCGGTTTCAGCATCTAGAGAAATGGGGATGTTCAAGTCAATCAGTGTACGGGGCTGAGGAATCTCATGAGGTTGTTCCACATGCAAATTGTTGCGGCCAGGAATGCCTTCACCACTAAAGACTGGGCTGCCACCTCTAGATGAAATACTGGTGGATGATAACTTCTCTTCAGACGGGTCCATTTGAGAGGGAGTTTTCTCACTAAGTTCAAGATGGCCTCCAGAGCTGCATGCATCTTGTTGTAATAAGCGACCTTGCAAGACGTGGTCCATGCTGCGTGTGGTCTCTGCTCGACTACAAGCAGCTAATCGACGTCGTTTTGAAACAGGGGcaacattatttttattttgagacACCATTTTCCGGCTCTTTTGGCATTTCATAGCTTTTCTAGGCTGCATGTCATTGCACATACCTACGTTATCATCCTTGGGAATATTTGCACCTTGGACAAAAACTTGATGCTCCCACTTTGAAgtatcatattcaaaatatttgTCATCTTTTCTACCCAAGCGGATCTTTATGGCCTTGGGAACATTGACTTCATCCCTATGCGAACACAAGTTATCAACAGAAATGGATTTATCTGTTGACTCAGAAGCATCCCCATCATCATCGTCAGAATCACTACTGGAGGTGGGAGTGTTCAATTCAAATGGTAAGCTTCGCAATTCCCTCACCTTAGATGTCTTCCCATTAGACAGACTTGTATCCACAACGGTAAACTTCACAACATCTCCATTACGTTTTGGAGTACGAGGCTTCAGATAACAGTGGCGTTGCTGATTAGGGAAATCTTCTTCGTCCAGCTTTGTTTCATCTGTCCACCCATTTTCATCCTTGCTTCCGGAACCTTTATTTGCTCCCATATCAAGCTCTAGAAGCTCGGGGTCTGAAGCAACTTTACTCAGGACGTCGGTTACAGAATCAAAATAGTGGCTTCCCTTCACCAGTTTCCTTCTTGAGAACTTCTTAATCCCAGGGATTAGAAAGACCAATGAATGCTTGGAACCAGTGGAAAAACCATGGCTAGGCTGCTCAGAGTGCCACCCTCTGGCAAGCAAGCGAGGCCAGACTGCTTCCCAAAATAGATCACTTGATCGGGCTTTGCTTAGCCGGAAGTCCCCTGTTAGAAAGTTGACTATTTCCAATGGTGTAAGTGTGGAGCATGCTTTGCCAATTGGTATTTCTGGGCGAACAGGAACAGCCTGATTGGACTTTAAAGTCTCTGTGGCAATGCCTGTGAGATCTCGCTTCCCTTTACCGATTCCCACTGCCTCTACAAGAGCATTCAATCCAAATCTAGCCTTTAAAATGAATACATACTCTTCTAGTAAAATTTTCCCTTCCCCAAATGTCTTCGATACCTGGCAATTGGTCaaacaaaattagaaggaaCCATACCCTGATATGAACAAATAAAGAGCAAACAGTCATAGCAGCAAAATCCAGGGCATGTCCCCGCTGCCCAATATCTGATTATCTGCATTATAGGATTTCATTTTGAGCAATCAATGTTATATGCTACTGTTAGTGAATCACATGTTACTTCCACATTGGGTAATTAGAGGTATCGTGTCTCGCATCAGAAAACATCTGAAGGACGCAAGTGGCAGATATGGATCCACATGCATTGCAGGCATTTGCTTCTCTTTCTTCatcagaaaatataaagttcTCTGCTACATTATGCATTTTCTTAAgaacttttttatatataatttatgaattttcaaaGGTTTGCAAATACAAGCAAAACAACTAGTTTAGCatacttttgtttgtttacataTTAAATGTGTATGTGCAGACAGGTTGATATAAATCAATCCACATACCATAGGTCAAACTTATTATAAAGTTCTGGTCAGATGTAATTACCTCAAGCAAAGTATTTTGGCATTCTACTGACACATCAGGAAGCAAACGAGATAACAGCTCCTGCTGCCTTGACCCTGTAAATATTCTTTGTCCAAATATACATTTTctactctttcttttctggCATTCTGACCATCTCCTGTATCTGTCAGACCTGTAAAATTTCCCATAGTAGAACGATAATATATCACCCATCTTTTTACTCCCAACAAATTTCTTCACCAGAATGAGGTTCTTTCCAAAGATATATAAACCAAGAAGAAAGCTGGCTTCTTCCATGTCACTCCAGTTGTCACCAGCGGAACCAGGAACCGGACACCCTCTTCCAGTATCATTCTGATGCATTTCAGTTATCACTTCTTGCTTCAAAGCAAACTTTGCTGACTCACCTGATATTACCCCGTGATCGAACTTAACATCCATTGGCTCAACTTTGCATTTTATGTTGTCACTTGCTAAAACAAACAGGGTCTCTCTGACATGTTCAGATTTGAGCGACTCATTTTTATTGGATACATAAACTGCATCATGAAAAGCAGTCTCTGGTTCATGCTTTTTGCCATCAACTCCCTCATTGATCCACATTACTGGTATGGGCAACCCCGCTATTAAACCATAGGAACCGCCAGCAGCAATTTCTGCAACAGTTGGGTTCTTTAAAAGCCAGAGATAGTCTGAAACGGCTATTAGAGAGGGAACTTCAACCTGGTACTCATCTCCAACTCTAGGAAGTATCTCAGGGTCACCAAGAACACCAGATCTATCAGAAGCTTCTGGAGAAAATGAATTCTCAGCAAATTCATCCTCATTGAAATCCCCGTGGTGGTTTCCTTCAACTGAATCCATCTGCCATATGAGATTGAGGGGAAGAGGGGGGTGGGTTGAAATGGTATTGTTAAAGTGGCTTTCTGAGACAACAAgagaattaatttttttcctttcttttcaaCAAACAATATATAAGGCATGAAGTTCAtaagaattttgaaaattaataaattttatttgccAATATGAAATTTTACATTGCTATCCTGATCATATTTTGATACCATATTAAATGATGGCCAactagaaaatatataaaataatatgaagaACATAGCATGCTAAACCATGAAGGAACATCTCCTCTTTCATTAcacaataaaaagaatataGCTTTCTTACTAAAATCCCTCAGGATAAAAAAAACCGAggacaatattttacacttttcTGATACCTTTCAAAATTTGCCAGACTCAATTTTTCATTCTGTTCAACGTAGCCAATCTAAAGGCTTCTGTTTCTAGGATAAAAAAGAACAAGCTAGACATGGTGGTTTGGTCATCCCTATTTTACAGTCTATCGAAAACGAAGCAGTCCAAAAGCATTTGAACTATTACTGTTGCAGGCTCGTCAAAAACATGCCAGGTAAAGCATTGATTCTAATCCTACCAATACACATTGAAGTACTCATGCAACCGACAGCAATCAATCCTAATCCTAATAAACCATTATTCACAGATAGAAAGAGATGGGGGTTTTCTACAAAAGAAACTGATAAGTACCAATGTCAAAATTTCAAGAAGACTAGATGCAAAGTACCAAAAATATAATGCTATGTAGCACCAAATAAAAGAACACACGTTCAAAATAAGCAACAGTTTTTCGTGGatagaaaataaacaacaaaacaaaaattattttcctgcatttattttttaattttaaaagtttATTCATACACCACGAATTAtcgtaatttttttgttggtaataaaatgatcgtaaattttcaaaagaaataaaaatccatTAACATGTCTTTTTAAGCATCACCCAGAAGAAATACAAGCAAATAGAGCATGACGCAGCAAACTcataaacaaataatcaaCCCCAGATCCATTTTCGAATCCAGTCTAAAACCGACGCAACTCCACTGGGAAAAACATAAACTTTCATATAAATatcacaaaacccattaagcaCATTTATCacaaataacaaaactaaaCATAATCACaaccaaaaccaacaaaacaTCCAAAGCTTTAAacttgaacaaaaataaataaaaccaacatagaaaataaatgaCAATAAGCATAGCAAGCACACTTAGACAAACAAAAACCACTGTCCCAGTGAGAATTCCAATACGATCCCATAAAATTCCACTTATTTACTCAACAATGACCCTTAACAAACACAGAAAGAACTGCATTGAATCgtacaaataagaaaaaacagcagcccagaaaagaaaagatttggTTTTCATTACTATACCTCCATGGGCAAAGAAACGAAATTTGAAGGCGAAACCCACGTGAAAGAGCAAGCCTGAGAAAATGGGTCTTCAAGTTTGAGCACCAATTTGCAAGTTAtagattaaaaataaacaaagcgTGAAGCACACACACGCAGAGACACAGAGACACAGAGTCTCtgtttagagagagagagagagagagagagagagagagagaagaagacacacatacacacatgTACATGAAaatagagagaggagagagagagttgtacCTGGGTTTTATAGAAGCTAAGCCTTCATGACCACGAAGGCTGATTTCAAAGAGgccttgagagagagaaaaatatatatgagaaAGCAAAGTCGTTGTGTccttggagagagagagagagagagagagagagagagagagtctgaGTGTTTTCTCTTTTAGTGAGAGAAAGAGGGGGCTCTGGACCGTTTAAAGAGGTACGAAAGTGATCTCTCCACGCGCCCCACGGCGCGTAATGAATGAGTAGCTTGGCGtatttgacacgtggcactaAAGATTCCTACTGCGATCGACCGGCCCAAATTTGCTACATAATGGCCTGCGTAGCCCTGGGCCCAGGCAATAATCTTCTGCCACGTATGTGGGTGATACGGAGGTTGGGTTAAACGACAGGTCGTGGTGATTGTGATTAGAAGCTAGAATTGCAGCCATGGTGATTGTTGCATATTGTGGCCCTACGCACTCTATGGCGCGTATGGATAACTAATAGTTGTTTGGATTGCATttaattgtaaatttttttatttttccaaaataatCATTTGGAGGGATTTCTTAAATATTGTTTGCGGAA
The window above is part of the Prunus dulcis chromosome 1, ALMONDv2, whole genome shotgun sequence genome. Proteins encoded here:
- the LOC117615964 gene encoding uncharacterized protein LOC117615964; the protein is MEMDSVEGNHHGDFNEDEFAENSFSPEASDRSGVLGDPEILPRVGDEYQVEVPSLIAVSDYLWLLKNPTVAEIAAGGSYGLIAGLPIPVMWINEGVDGKKHEPETAFHDAVYVSNKNESLKSEHVRETLFVLASDNIKCKVEPMDVKFDHGVISGESAKFALKQEVITEMHQNDTGRGCPVPGSAGDNWSDMEEASFLLGLYIFGKNLILVKKFVGSKKMGDILSFYYGKFYRSDRYRRWSECQKRKSRKCIFGQRIFTGSRQQELLSRLLPDVSVECQNTLLEVSKTFGEGKILLEEYVFILKARFGLNALVEAVGIGKGKRDLTGIATETLKSNQAVPVRPEIPIGKACSTLTPLEIVNFLTGDFRLSKARSSDLFWEAVWPRLLARGWHSEQPSHGFSTGSKHSLVFLIPGIKKFSRRKLVKGSHYFDSVTDVLSKVASDPELLELDMGANKGSGSKDENGWTDETKLDEEDFPNQQRHCYLKPRTPKRNGDVVKFTVVDTSLSNGKTSKVRELRSLPFELNTPTSSSDSDDDDGDASESTDKSISVDNLCSHRDEVNVPKAIKIRLGRKDDKYFEYDTSKWEHQVFVQGANIPKDDNVGMCNDMQPRKAMKCQKSRKMVSQNKNNVAPVSKRRRLAACSRAETTRSMDHVLQGRLLQQDACSSGGHLELSEKTPSQMDPSEEKLSSTSISSRGGSPVFSGEGIPGRNNLHVEQPHEIPQPRTLIDLNIPISLDAETDEPFTMIERQDDQTSQELDEPHSVKSSECRGTSEQQPTINSRRQSTRNRPLTTKVLEAFACGFLDTKQKRKSSDAFPGDSSKPSRRARTRKRVPDSFDVSLADFNIQETTAAIHNSTADGFSKVDMVS